In the Populus trichocarpa isolate Nisqually-1 chromosome 8, P.trichocarpa_v4.1, whole genome shotgun sequence genome, AAACTAGTAAAATCAAACTTAACTCGTGCAAAATCGATAAAATCAGTAAACTCGGTAAACTCAATTCGATTTTACaagtttactaaatttgtgaTATGAACCACGTCAGGTTCAAATTTGGCCTTAAAATGTCTGCTGACTAGTTTTGCGAGATTGAACATATCTTTCAAACCGTATATTGGATAAAGCTAAAATTTTATAGGGAAAtattaaatacatgaaaatatattgtggtaaattttcaggtcaaatggAGATAGAGAACATAATATTTCAGAGGGTCAAAGTTAGTAAACTAATATTGTCAAATATGTCATACAAGACCTTCGTGTATTGTTTGGGACATATCTAGAGCTATCGGTGAAATTTTACTTCGATTAAAGTTGGGATAAGAACTAAACATCTGAAACTTTCCAACTATATATCGTAGGCGCAATAATTCATCCAAACGagaaagaacgacatgtttgaaatcaggagagaacaacatgtttgaaatcaggacTCAAATCTGtcaaaaatatgtaaaaattaaagattcaggctacatggaggaattttaacatgaagaatttttttattattctattttatatgtttatttaattttaaataattatttttaatttgaattttttctagcgcattagatattgtttaggggtttatttcattattaaatttatattagttaattactaatttaaactcattagcttgcaacccaaaaggATCTATCAAGACTTATTGTGATGAGAACAACTAAATTGCCACTAGATTTATGTGTGTTTCCTACCTTTCAATGATTTCCCTGTATTGAGAAATTTTGTTCTgagactttttatttctctatgtcattaatttattgattcatactatctatctctcttattttatttaaatcattcattgattataatattattgatttattttatcatattttaatctaaattaatttcttggctagaattatcaatatataattagttcacgattttataattttacgatccgagtttatattgtattttttatgtcgtgttaaaaaaatatttttaacaacctGAGTAAGATGTAAGTAGAAGATACACACCCTTTGGCCCCCGATGGGATTAATCGTAACCTGGTCCCTCTACTCTTAAGATTCTCTTAATATGGTCCTATTATTTTCCCAATTTATTAGGACGTCCCTCTCTCTgttcaagaatttatttatttataaccgTGTTTCCTCCTCCATGATTCTATTAAATGTCAGAACGTGTAAAGAATATAGAATTTTGGGctcggaatttttttttaaaaaaattaaattagaaaaaaaaaattattgagaatttCAGGACAAAATTATACTCTTGAATATTCCTAACAAATTCGAAAACAAAatattcctttaaaaaaaaagtgatgaaaTTTGGAGATTAAATGCGGTGGGCTTTATGCTGTCAAGTTCAAAATTCAAAGCCCAGCAAAGATGCAAGAACTCcaattttttatgcctttcaccgTAATGGACTCCTCGGTCACCGTTACTCTCCACCAAAttccccaccccccccccccccccccccctgcaGCCTCTTTTATCGCAAAAGAAGCCAAGAAGCTCAAGAAAAGACTCAGAGACCCTCTCTTTTGTTCTCTCAcattttcccttctttcttgACATCAACCACCAAGGAAACACCCACGCCATAGGCATTTCGCAATCAATTAAGTCCCTCTATCAgaccagaaaagaaaagaatcttgagaccttttctttctctctgatGGGCAGAAAGATGGCAGAAGAAGTGACAAAGGATCCTATTCCAAATGATGTAGTCATGGAAGGAAAGATGGCAGAAGAAGAAGTGACAAAGGATCCTATTCCAAATGATGTAGTCATGGAAGGAAAGATGGCAGAAGAAGAAGTGACAAAGGATCCTATTCCAGAGGATGTAGTTATGAGTATACTCTTAAAATTACCCATCAAATCTATTTTGAGATTCAGGTGTGTATCAAAATCATGCAACTCCCTCATTACTTCCCCTTACTTCATCAAGAAACATTTTGCCAAAGCCAAGCAATTGATTCTTCGAGTCGGAAAGCCTGTAGCATCTGTCTCTTTGCATCTTGATAACGATTCTTTAGATAGGTGCTTACAATTGGACTTTTGTCAACCTAATGCATTTAAGGTAAATGGTTCTTGTAATGGAGTTGTATGTCTTTCGGGTATACATCCCAAACTTGATGCCAGCGGATGTGTTATTTTGTGGAATCCATCTATTAGAAAAACTTTGCATCTTCCACCTCCGAGGTCCTATGCCAGAATTGCCACTACTTTATTAGGCATTGGCTATGATCCACGAACCGATGACTATAAGGTTGCTAGGATTGTGAGGCTTGGTAGTTCAGCCGAACGTCCATTTGTTTTTCAGTCTTACTCTCTCAATTCAGGATCTTGGAATGAAAACGTTGATTTCTTCAGTAGAAGTCTTGAAAACGAAGAGGCATTGCGTGATATCACCCTTTATCGCCATGACAATCAGGCTATTGTAAACGGGGCTATTCACTGGCTTCTATATCGTAAGGGAAAAATCAATATTGAACGATACATTAACAGTCCGTTACCTTTACCGGGCCATAACAAAGTGTTTGCACTATCTTTCAATTTAAGCAATGAATCATTCGGAGAGATAATGCTGCCTGAATGTTTTGATGATCGGAGAAAAGCGGTGACAGATAGGTCATTTTCAGTGTTCAAGGACTCTCTTTCCGTGAATGTCATTAATTGTGGTCTGTATAGCGGAAGATGTCTTTGTGAGATATGGGTGATGAACCAATATGATGTGAGGGAATCATGGGCCATAAAATACCAGATTGAAATGCTCCATATAGCTAGGCCAGTGGTTCATAGGAGTAATGGAGAGATATTAATAGCAGGATATTCATGGAGTCGATTAGTTTCTTTTGATCCCCAGACACCGAGAATTCGTGATACGGGGCTGGAGCTGTCAATCGATGGCTACGCGGATTACTTTGTAGAGAGTCTTGCTTTACTTGATAAATCAAACTAAACTCAGCAGCAAAAGGTACGATCATATTATTCTCAATGTCTTTAATTATCCGTTGGGATTGATGAgaattgggatttttttatttatttttctttctttaatgtttCTTAATTCTTTCAGAAGGCAGTCGTGGATTGATCAGTTTATCTTGCTGCATCATTCATGCATGTAATCACCCCTCTTCCATGCAGGCTGCTGGACACGCAGCAACTAATGGAGCTTGCTTGATAAAAGAACAAAGAGGCACTGCAGAGCTGGTTGTTGTCTTTGGAAAGGAATGTAGTATTCGGATCAGTTTTAGA is a window encoding:
- the LOC7497786 gene encoding F-box protein CPR1, which codes for MGRKMAEEVTKDPIPNDVVMEGKMAEEEVTKDPIPNDVVMEGKMAEEEVTKDPIPEDVVMSILLKLPIKSILRFRCVSKSCNSLITSPYFIKKHFAKAKQLILRVGKPVASVSLHLDNDSLDRCLQLDFCQPNAFKVNGSCNGVVCLSGIHPKLDASGCVILWNPSIRKTLHLPPPRSYARIATTLLGIGYDPRTDDYKVARIVRLGSSAERPFVFQSYSLNSGSWNENVDFFSRSLENEEALRDITLYRHDNQAIVNGAIHWLLYRKGKINIERYINSPLPLPGHNKVFALSFNLSNESFGEIMLPECFDDRRKAVTDRSFSVFKDSLSVNVINCGLYSGRCLCEIWVMNQYDVRESWAIKYQIEMLHIARPVVHRSNGEILIAGYSWSRLVSFDPQTPRIRDTGLELSIDGYADYFVESLALLDKSN